The stretch of DNA TGTTTCAAAACCACCCGTCCTCCACAGGGGGCGCCCCGCCACGTCCGCGCGCCGCGCCCGTAGGCCGAGTTGACCTCGATCACGCATGAGAACGGGTACGTGACGGATGCTTGACACGCCACTCACGGGGGTCCTAACTTCGCGATATGAATCGATTCATTCACGTCGGCCTCAGCAGTGTCCGGCCGCCCTCGCATCAGCTGCGTACCGGCTTCGGGGGCAGCGCCCATGTCTGATCGAACCGCCGTGAAGGCTTTCCTCAAGTCACAGGTGATCGAGACCCCGTCGTGGGGCTACGGGAACTCCGGCACACGTTTCAAGGTGTTCGCGCAGGCGGGCGTACCCCGCGACCCGTACGAGAAGCTGGACGACGCCGCCCAGGTGCACGCGGCGACCGGCGTCGCCCCCGTGGTCTCCCTGCACATCCCGTGGGACAGGGTCGACGACTACGGCTCGCTGGTGAGGCACGCGAAGGAGCGCGGGGTGCGGCTGGGGGCGATCAACGCCAACGTCTTCCAGGACGACGCGTACAAGCTCGGCTCGGTCACCCACCCGGACCCCGCGGTGCGCCGCCAGGCCACCGACCATCTGCTCCAGTGCGTCGACGTCATGGACGTCACCGGCTCGCACGATCTGAAGCTCTGGTTCGCGGACGGGACCAACTACCCCGGCCAGGACGACATCGTGGCCCGGCAGGACCGGCTGGCCGAGGCGCTGTCGGAGGTGTACGGAAGGCTCGGCGACGACCAGCGGATCCTGCTGGAGTACAAGCTCTTCGAGCCCGCCTTCTACACGACCGACGTGCCCGACTGGGGCACTTCCTACGCACACTGCCTGGAGCTCGGCGAGAAGGCCCAGGTCGTCGTCGACACCGGCCATCACGCGCCGGGCACCAATATAGAGTTCATCGTCGCTTTCCTGCTGCGGCAGGGGAAACTCGGCGGCTTCGACTTCAACTCCCGCTTCTACGCGGACGACGACCTGATGGCAGGCGCCGCCGACCCCTTCCAGCTGTTCAGGATCCTGCACCAGGTCGCCGTCAACGGAGGCTTCTCACCCAGCACCGGAGTGGCGTTCCTCCTCGACCAGTGCCACAACATCGAGGCGAAGATCCCCGCGGTCATCCGCTCGGTGATGAACGTCCAGGAGGCCACGGCCAAGGCGCTGCTCGTCGACTCCGAGGCGCTCGGAGCGGCCCAGCGCTCCGGTGACGTGCTCGGCGCCAACGCCGTACTGATGGACGCCTACAACACCGATGTCAGGCCGTTGCTCGCCGAGGTGCGCCAGGAACAAGGGATCGACCCCGACCCGTTGGCCGCCTACCGCGCCTCCGGGTGGGCCGAGCGGATCGTCGCCGAGCGGGTGGGCGGTGAGCAGGCCGGCTGGGGAGCCTGATCCGCCCCCCGGCTGAGGGCCGGCAGCACCGGCGCCCGCCCTGTCTCGAACCGCCCTTCCTCTCAGGTACCGCCCTCTCGGGTACCGCCCGTCCCCTCAGGAACCGAAGGAATCCCGTCATGACGCTGTCCCCCGAGGCCGACGCCCTGCTCGCGCGCTCCCACCGCCTGGGCGCCGACCCGCGCAACACCAACTACGCGGGTGGCAACACGTCCGCCAAGGGCACCGCCACCGACCCGGTGAGCGGCGCGGACACCGAACTGATGTGGGTGAAGGGCTCGGGCGGCGACCTGGGCACCCTCACCGGGCCGGGGCTGGCCGTACTGCGTCTCGACCGGCTCCGTGCCCTCGTCGATGTCTACCCGGGCGAGGAACGCGAGGACGAGATGGTCGCCGCGTTCGACTACTGCCTGCACGGCAAGGGCGGCGCCGCGCCGTCCATCGACACCGCCATGCACGGGCTGGTCGACGCGCCCCACGTCGACCACCTGCACCCGGACGCCGGTATCGCGCTGGCCTGCGCCGCCGACGGCGAGGCGCTGACGGAGGAGTGTTTCGGCGACCGGGTGGTGTGGGTGGGCTGGCGCCGCCCCGGCTTCCAGCTCGGTCTCGACATCGCCGCGGCCAAGAAGGCCAACCCCCGCGCGATCGGCTGCGTCCTGGGCGGTCACGGCATCACGGCGTGGGGGGAGACGTCCTCGGAGTGCGAGGAGAACTCACTCCGCGTCATACGTGAGGCGCGGGAGTTCCTGTCCGAGCGCGGAAAGCCCGAGCCCTTCGGCCCCGTACGCGACGACTGTCTGCCCCTGCCAAAGGACGAGCGGCGGAGCCGGGCCGCCGCACTGGCACCACTGCTGCGCGGCCTCGCCTCGACCGACCGCCCCCAGGTGGGCCATTTCACCGATACGGCCCCCGTACTGGACTTCCTGGCCCGCGCCGAGCATCCTCGGCTCGCCGCCCTGGGCACCTCCTGCCCCGACCACTTCCTGCGGACGAAGGTACGTCCGCTGGTGCTCGACCTGCCCCCGGCGGCTCCGCTGGACGAGGTCTCGGTGCGGCTGCGGCGACTGCACGAGGAGTACAGGAGCGAGTACGCCGCCTACTACGACAGGCACGCGGCCGACGACTCCCCCGCGATGCGGGGCGCGGACCCGGCGATCGTACTGGTCCCGGGCGTCGGCATGTTCTCCTACGGCAAGGACAAGCAGACCGCGCGCGTGGCGGGCGAGTTCTACCTCAACGCGATCAACGTCATGCACGGAGCGGAGTCGGTCTCCCGTTACGCGCCGATCGACGAGGCGGAGAAGTTCCGTATCGAGTACTGGGAGCTTGAGGAGGCGAAGCTGCGGCGGATGCCCCCGCAGAAACCGCTCGCCGCACGTGTCGCACTCGTGACGGGCGCGGGCTCCGGCATCGGCAAGGCCATCGCCCACCGGCTGGCCGCCGAGGGCGCCTGCGTGGTCGTGGCCGACCTGCACGCCGAGAACGCGGCAGCGGTCGCCGAGGAGCTCGGCGGACCCGACCGCGCCACCGCCGTCACCGTCGACGTGACCGACGAGCAGCGGATCAAGGAGGCCTTCCGTGCGGCCGTACTCGCCTACGGAGGCGTGGACCTGGTGGTGAACAACGCGGGAATCTCCATCTCGAAGCCGCTGCTGGAGACCACGGCCGAGGACTGGGACCTGCAGCACGACATCATGGCCCGCGGCTCCTTCCTGGTGTCCCGCGAGGCCACCCGTGTCATGACCGAGCAGGGGCTGGGCGGCGACATCGTCTACATCGCCTCGAAGAACGCCGTCTTCGCCGGCCCCCACAACATCGCCTACTCCGCGACCAAGGCCGACCAGGCGCACCAGGTCAGGCTGCTCGCCGCGGAGCTGGGCGAGCACGGCATCCGGGTCAACGGCGTAAACCCGGACGGTGTGGTCCGCGGCTCCGGGATCTTCGCCGGAGGGTGGGGGGCCAAGCGCGCGGCCGTGTACGGGGTCGAGGAGTCGGAGCTCGGCAAGTTCTACGCGCAGCGGACCCTGCTCAAACGCGAGGTTCTTCCCGAGCATGTCGCAGGCGCCGTCTTCGCTCTCACGGGCGGCGATCTGACACACACCACGGGTCTGCACATTCCCGTCGACGCCGGGGTGGCCGCCGCGTTCCTGCGCTGATCCCTCACCGTGCCCGTCCCTTCCGTACCGCCGAGGTAGACACCGTGCCGTCCCGCTCCCCGTCCTCCGCCACCGCCACGTTCGCCGCCGCCGATCTGGGGGCCACCAGCGGTCGGGTCATGGTCGGCAGGGCGGGCCCGGCCGAACTCGCTCTGACCGAGGTCCACCGCTTCCCGAACAGGCCGGTCGCGCTTCCCGACGGGCTCCACTGGGACGTGCTCGGCCTGTACCAGGGGGTGCTCGACGGTCTCGGGCACGCGGCACGCTCCGCGGGGATCGCGTCCGACGGGATCGCGTCCGTCGGGATCGACAGCTGGGCCGTGGACTACGGGCTGCTCGACGCGGAGGGGACTCTGCTCGGCAACCCCTACCACTACAGGGACGGCCGCACGGAAGGCGTGGCGGACCGACTTCACCGGGCTCTTCCCGCCGGTGAGCACTACGGCATCACGGGGCTTCAGCGGTTGCCCTTCAACACCGTCTTCCAACTGGCCGCGGCGGCCGGTGGTACGCAGCTCGCCGCCGCCAGGACGCTGTTGATGATCCCCGACCTCCTCACGTACTGGCTGACCGGCACGGTCGGCGCCGAGTCCACCAACGCGTCGACCACCGGCCTCTTCGACGCCCGCGCCGGCACCTGGTCCGACGCCGTCCTCGACCGGCTGGGCATCGAGCGCGCGCTGCTGCCGGCGCTGCGGCATCCGGGGGACAACGCGGGCACGCTGCTGCCAGGGGTGGTGTCGGCCACCGGGCTGCCCGCCTCCACTCCGGTGACCGCGGTGGCCTCGCACGACACCGCCTCGGCTGTCGCCGCGGTGCCCGCCACCGGCGACGGTTTCGCCTACATCTCCTGCGGCACCTGGTCGCTGGCGGGCCTGGAACTCGACGCCCCGGTCATCTCCGAGGCGTCGAGGGCGGCCGACTTCACCAATGAACGCGGCGTCGAAGGCACCTTCCGTTTCCTGCGGAACGTGATGGGGCTGTGGCTGCTCTCCGAGACCCTGCGCCGCTGGGCCGGGGACGGGCTGCCCACCGAGCTGGCTCCCCTGCTGGAACAGGCCGCCCGCGCACGCCCGTTCGCCGCGCTGGTCGATCCTGACGACCCGGCCTTCCTCTCCCCCGGCGACATACCCGCCCGTATCGCGGCCTACTGCGCCCGGACCGGCCAGACTCCGCCCCAGGACCGGGGTGCGACCGTCCGCTGTGTTCTGGAGAGCCTGGCGCTGGCCCACCGTGCGACCCTCCGTACGGCCGCCGAGCTGTCCGGCAGGGACATCCGTGTGGTGCACATGGTGGGCGGTGGCAGCCGCAACGAACTGCTCTGCCAACTGACCTCGGACGCCACCGGGCTGCCTGTCGTGGCGGGCCCCGCCGAGGCGACCGCGCTGGGCAACGTTCTCGTGCAGGCGCGCTCCCTCGGTGTCGTCGGTGAGCGCGCCGACATGCGCCGTCTGGTGGCCGCCACTCAGCCGCTGCGTCATTACCGCCCCGCGGGTGACGAGAGCGCCTGGTCGGCGGCGGCCCGGCGGGTGGGGCTCGACTGAGCGGGGTTGCGAGGCCCGAGGGAGGGCAGACCCCCGGAGGGCTGGGAGCGGGCCCGCGGGAGCGGGGGCCCGCAGCCGGGACAGGCGTGACGTCGGCGCCGGTACGGCAAGTGTGCCGCCAGTATCAGCCGCGCCAATCGGTGCGGTCGGCGCCGGGCGCGCCGTGCGGACGCCTGCACCAGCCGCGCGCATCGGTGACGTCAGGGCCGGGAGCAGCGTGCGTCACGCCAACACCAGCCACGCCCCTCGGCGAGGTCAGGGCCCAGTGCGCCGTGCGTGACACCAACACCAGCCACGCCCCTCGAAGAGATCAGCGTCGGCTGCGGCTCGACTCCCTGACGACCAGCTCGGGCTGGAGGACCACTCGCTGGTGCTCGTGGTCCTTCTGGTCGGGTCCGACCTCCTCCAGCAGCAGATCGGCCGCCATCCTCCCCATCGTCACCGCCGGCTGACGCACGGAGGTGAGCGGCACGGCGGCAGCGGCGGCGAACTCGATGTCGTCGTATCCGACGATGGCCAGCTCCTTGGGTACGGCGATCCCCGCGGCGTAGACCTCCTGGAGGACCCCGAGGGCGAGCAGGTCGTTGGCGCAGAACACCGCGGTGGGCCGTTCGGCCAGGCCGAGCAGCCGGGCTCCCGCGTCCCGGCCCGCCCGCACGTCCAGGCGCTGCGCCGGGATCTCCAGGAGCGCCTCGGGGGGCAGCCCGGCCTCGGCCAGGGCCATCAGCATCCCCGCACGGCGGTCCCTGACCTGCGGCACGTGGGAGGGCCCGCTGATGTAGGCGATCGTGCGGTGTCCCGCGCCGATCAGGTGCCGTCCCGCGAGCGCGCCTCCGACGGTGTCGTCCACGGAGACGGAACACACCTCGGCCCTCTCGCCGACCCTGTCCACGAGTACGAAGGGGATCTTCTGGCGCCGCAGCAGCTTGAGGCTGGCACCTGTCGTGTCGGCGGGGGTCAACAGGACACCGCGGACCCGGTGTTCCATGAAGAGCGACAGATAGGCCGCTTCCTCGGTGGGGCTCTGTCCGCTGTTGCAGACCATGACGCCGAGTCCGGCCGCGCGGGCGGCGGACTCGGCGCCCTTGGCCACATCCACGAAGAAGGGGTTGCCCATGTCCAGGACCAGCAGCGCCATGATGCGGCTCTGCCCGGCCCGCAGTTGCCGTGCGGACTCGCTGCGTACGTAGCCCAGTCGCCTGATGACGGACAGGACCCGCTCCTTGGTCTCCTCGGAGACGGAGTCGGGGCGGTTGATGACGTTGGACACCGTGCCCACGGAGACGCCAGCCTCGCGCGCCACATCCTTGATCCCCGCCATGCGTCCCAGCTCTCTCCAGGGGCAGCACCGGCCCCAGTGCGTCCGTGCGGTCCGCACGTTCCCCGTGTGCGGTCAGCGTAGTGAATCACTCGCAATGAATCGTTTTAACACACTCCCACCACGGGCGGGGAGGCGCCGTCCGACCGCACCACGACACCGAGCGTGGAAGGCGGATATGTCCGCTTTCTCGCGCCTGCATGCTACGTGACGACATCCGTCGACCCCGCCCCACCCGACCCGCGCTCCCCGATTCGAGAGCGGACGCACGGGCGACGGGTGAGCCCAGGACCGGTCAATTCAAGTCAGTCGATTGATTTATGAACACCGCCTCCGATTGACTGCGTCGCATCAGCACACGATCCGAGGAGGCCACAGATGAGCGAAGTTCAGGACGAGGCCGGGCCCACGGAGGCCTTCACGTACCCGATCGTCTCGTCGAAGGCGCTGGAACCGCCTGAGCGGTGGGCGGAGCTGCGGCAGACCTGTCCGGTAGCGCGGGTGACCTTGCCGAGCGGCGACGAGGCGACACTGCTGACGCGGTACGCGGATGTGAAGACCGCCCTGTCCGACCCGCGACTGAGCCGTGAGGGGCTGGCGTCGCCCGGCGCGGCCCGCATCTCGGGCGGGGACGCGGAGGGCGTCTTCAGCAGTCCGATGGCGAAGGCCCTCAACGCCGAAGGGCACGAGCGCTGGCGCCGGATGGTCGGCAAGTGGTTCACCGCGAAACGGATGACGGCGCTGCGGGCGGACATGGAGTCCATGGCCGACCGGCTCATCGACGCGATGCTCGACCACGGGGGCCCCGCGGACCTCATCACCCACCTCGCCTTCCCACTCCCCGTCCATGTCATCTGCGCCATGCTCGGGGTGCCGGAAAGCGACAGGGACAAATTCAAGGGCTGGTCGGACACGTTCCTCAATCTGACGCGGTACACCCGCGAGGAGACCGACACGGCGTACCGGGAGTTCGCCGCCTACATGTCGGGTCTGATCGACGAGAAGCGCGCGGCGCCCGGCGACGATCTGCTCAGCCTGCTCATGGACGGCGCCGACGCCGAGGGCCGGCCGATGTCGGACGCGGGTCTTGTCGCCACCGGACAGGCGCTGCTGCTCGCGGGCCACGAGACGACGGCCGGGTTCATCGCGATGATGACAGCGCACCTGCTCTCGGACCGAAGCCGCTGGGAGCGGCTGGTGGAGGACGGTTCACTGGTGCGCCAGGCCGTGGAGGAGGTGCTCAGGTTCGATCCGAACGGCAGTGGCTTCGGCATGCTGCGCTACGTCCACGAGGACACCGAGCTCTCCGGCGGGGCGGTGACGAGCGGGACCACCGTGGTGTGCAGCATGGCATCGGCCAACCGCGACGAGAGCGTCTGGGAGAACGCGGACGAGATGGACCTGGGCCGCTCACCCAACCCGCATCTCGCCTTCGGCGCCGGCCCCCACTCGTGTCTCGGCCAGCCGCTGGCCCGCACCGAACTCCAAGCAGTGCTCAGCGTCCTGCTGCGCCGGCTTCCCACCCTGGACCTCGCCGTCGACCCCGCGGAGCTGCGCCGGCGCGAGGGGCTGCTCACCGCGCCGCTGCGTGAGCTGCCGGTGACGTGGTGAGCGGAGTGACCACCCGCGCGGACCAGGTGGCCGCGACCCGTCGGGCGATCATGTCCGCGGCGGAGTGACTCGTCGCTGAACACGGATTCTCGGCCGTGTCGAACCGCAGGATCGGCCAGGAGGGGGGTCAGGGCAATGTCACCGCCGTCAGCTTCCACTTCGGGAGCAGGACCGGGCTGATGCGCGCCATCATCACAGGCCACGGCGAGCAGGCCGACCGGATCCGGCAGCGGCACGTGGCCGCGACCGGTGACAGCGGCGACATCCGCGAGTGGGTGGGTTGTCTCGTGAGGCCGGTGACGGAGCATCTGGCCTCGCTCGGCACTCCGTCGCGGCAGGCCGACGGGGTCCGGCGCGTGGACGGCGGTCCGCGCGTCCCGGTGTGCGGCCGTCCCGTCCAGAAGCGGTGACCGGCGCCGACGTGGAAGGCTGGCGGCCTCTCGATCCCTGTGGCAGCGTCCCAGCCATGCCGAATACCGACGCCATCCTGATCACCACACTCGCGGAGCGGTCCGAGTTGATCACCCGTGTCTACGAGATCTCCGAGATCTGGCCGGCCTTCATGCGGCACGATCCGGTCGCCGTCGCCCTCTTGGATCTGGTGCCGGAGGACTTCCCGCGCTACTGCGTCGTAGCGACGGACGGCGAACGGGTTGTCGCACGGGGGCTCTGCGTCCCCTTCGACGCCGAGGCCGAGGGGCGCGAGGAGCTTCCGGACCAGGGGTGGGACCGCGTGCTGGCGTGGGCCTCCCACGACAGACGGCTCGGGCGGCCGGGCACGACCGCGAGCGCGCTGGAGATCACGGTCGACGCCGAGTATCTCGGGCAGGGCCTGTCCTACCGCATGCTGGGCGCGATGCGCGACGCGGTAGGCCGACAGGGCTTCGGGACGCTGTTGGCGCCGGTCCGTCCGACGGCCAAGCACCGCCACCCGTACGTTCCGATGACCGAGTACATCGGCCGGCTGCGCGCGGACGGTCTGCCCGTCGACCCGTGGCTGCGCGTCCACGTAAAGAGCGGCGGCAGGATCGAGAGAGTGGCTCCGGCGTCGATGACCATCGGCGGCTCCCTCGCCCAGTGGCGCCGCTGGACGGGCCTCCCCTTCGACAGGGACGGCGAGGTCGTGGTGGATGGGGCCCTGGTTCCTGTGGAGTGCGGGACCGGGCACGACTACGCGGTCTATGTGGAACCCAATGTGTGGGTACGACATCGCACGCGCACCGGTGACTCCGATATCCGGTAGCGGTACCGAGGCCGAGGTCCGGTAGCGGCACCGACGTCGAGACCCGACAGCGGCACCGACGTCGAAATCCGGGGAGCGCGAGGGGCGGACCCACCCGGTTCGGGCGCCAGTCCCGACGGTGCCGACGCCGACCTCGCGACATCCGCGCCCCCGCACCCGGCGGCCGGCGGCACGTCCACGGACCGAAAGATTCACCAAGTCTATTTACATCGATGTAATCCAGTGCTGACATGTGGTCTCTCGCCAAGAACTCTCGTTGGAGGGCCCCATGTTCGGACACCTTGACGCTCACCCGACGCCATCGGCAACCGACCCGGCTCCGCCCAGGCCCGAGTACCCGCGACCGTCGTTCGCCCGTACCGACTGGCTGAACCTCAACGGGACGTGGGAGTTCGCCAGGGACCCCGGCGACAGCGGTCTGGAGCGCGGGCTGCTCGAACAGCCCCTGCCCGAGCGGATCACCGTCCCCTTCTGCCCCGAGTCGGAGCTGTCCGGCATCGGCGACACCGACTTCCTGCACGCCGTCTGGTACCGCAGGACGGTGACGATTCCCGCCGCCTGGGCCGGCCGTCGAGCGGTGCTGCACTTCGGGGCCGTCGATCACGACTCCACCGTCTGGGTCAACGGCACGGAAGTGGCCCGGCACAGCGGCGGGTTCACCCCCTTCAGCGCCGATCTCAGCGATGTGGCGCGACCCGGTGAAGAGGCCGTGATCGTGGTGCGGGCGAGAGACACCGCCCACGGCCCCCAGGCCCGTGGCAAGCAGTCGACCGAGTACGCCAACAGCGCCTGCAACTACACGCGGACGACCGGGATATGGCAGACCGTGTGGATGGAGCCGGTCGCCGATGTGCACCTGCGCCGTCCGCTGATCACCCCCGACCTGGGCGGCGGCCTTTTCCACCTGGAGCTGCCGCTCTCCGCCAACCGCCCCGGCCACCGGGTGCGCGCCCGGCTGAGCGACGCGGACGGCACCGTGGCGCAGGCGTCGGTCCGCGCCGATCTGGACCTCGCACCCCGGCTGGTCCTGCAAGTGCCCGCCGACCGCAGCCGCCCCTGGTCACCGCAGGACCCGCATCTGTACGGGCTGCTGCTGGAGATCGTGGACGACGGCGGCGAGGTGGTGGACCGCGCCGTCTGCACGGCCGGTCTGCGCTCGGTCTCCATCGACGGCAAGCGGCTCCTGCTCAACGGGCAGCCGGTCTTCCAACGTCTGGTGCTCGACCAGGGCTGGTACCCCGACGGGCTGATGACCGCGCCCGACGACGCGGCGCTGGTCCGCGACATCGAGCTGTCCATGGCGGCCGGCTTCAACGGCGCACGACTGCACCAGAAGGTGTTCGAGGAGCGGTTCCTGCACCACGCGGACCGTCTCGGGTATCTGGTGTGGGGCGAGTTCGGCGACTGGGGCTGCCACACGCCCGGCGGCACGACACGGGACAACCAGCGGCCCACCGCCGGGTACGTCGCCCAGTGGCTGGAGGCGCTGGAGCGGGACCGGTCGCATCCTTCGATCGTCGGCTGGTGCCCCCTCAACGAGACCCACCAGCTGCTGCACGACCGGCACACGGTGCTCGACGACGTGACCCGCGCGATGTTCCTCGCCACCAAGGCCGCGGACACCTCCCGTCCGGTCATCGACGCCTCCGGCTACTCCCACCGGGTCGCGGAGACCGACGTCTACGACTCCCACAGCTACGAGCAGGACCCGGCGGCGTTCCGCGCGCGACTCGCCGGCCTCGCCGAGGGCGACCCGTACGTCAACCCCCGCGACCAGCAGCCGGACGTCACGTGGTCGCTCCCCTACCGCGGGCAGCCGTACTTCGTCAGCGAGTTCGGTGGCGTGTGGTGGAACCCGGAGGAGGCGCGGGCGGCGGGCGAGGACCGCACGGTCTCCTGGGGGTACGGACAGCGTCCCCGGGACGAGGAGGACTTCCACCAGCGGTTCTCCGGCCTCGTCGGGGTCCTGCTGGACGACCCTGACATGTTCGGCTACTGCTACACCCAGCTCACCGACGTCTTCCAGGAGCAGAACGGCGTCTACCGTTTCGACCGCTCCCAGAAGCTGGACGTGAGCCGCGTGCGGGACGCCCAGCTCCGGCCCGCAGCCTACGAGAAGGGCACCTCAGGACCGGCCGACGCCGGCTCCTCCCCGAAGGCTGAGGCGTGATGCCCGGCCGCTCCACCAGCAGGCGGGCCCTGCTGCGTGGCGCCCTGTTCGGCGCGTCCGCCGCCGCTCTCACCCCCGCCCTCGCCGCGTGCGGCTCCGTGGCCGGCGCCGTCTCGTCGGACGCGGACATCCAGTTCTGGCACCTCTTCTCCGGCGCCGACGGCGCCCTGATGCAGAACATGATCGCCGACGTGGAGAAACGGGTCCCGGAACTCCGGCCCAGGAGCACGGTGCTGGAGTGGGGCGCCGCCTATTACACCAAGCTGGCGATGGCCTCGGCCGGCGGGCGCGCCCCCGATGTCGCGGTCATGCATGTGTCACGGCTGGCGGGCTACGCCCCCGGCGGTCTGCTCGACCCCTGGGACCTGGACCTCCTCGCCGAGTTCGGCGTGGCGAGGGACGAACTGAACCCGAAGGTCTCCGCGCTCGGCCGCTACGACGACAAGCCCTTCGCCATACCGTTGGACACCCACCCCTTCGTGGTCTTCTACGACCGTGACGTCATGGACAAGTCGGGGCTGCTCGACAGCCAGGGGAAGCTGATACCACTGGAGAACCCGGAGAACTTCCTGGAGGCCGCCGCGAAACTGCGGAAGGACACCGGGAAGCTCGGCCCTGTCGTCGGTGTCTTCAGCGACACGGCCCAGGCCTGGCGGCTGTTCTGGGGCTTCTACAGCCAGACCGGCGGCCCTTTCGACCTCTCGGAGAAGAAGCCGCGGGTCGACGAGGACAAGATGGCGAAAGTCATCGACTTCATCAAGAAGCTGACCGCGCCGGACTGCCGCACCATGGACTACCCGGCCGCCATCGCGGCATTCACCACCCGCCGTTCGCCCTTCGTCTTCTCCGGCGAGTGGGAGTCGGCGACC from Streptomyces tsukubensis encodes:
- the rhaI gene encoding L-rhamnose isomerase: MSDRTAVKAFLKSQVIETPSWGYGNSGTRFKVFAQAGVPRDPYEKLDDAAQVHAATGVAPVVSLHIPWDRVDDYGSLVRHAKERGVRLGAINANVFQDDAYKLGSVTHPDPAVRRQATDHLLQCVDVMDVTGSHDLKLWFADGTNYPGQDDIVARQDRLAEALSEVYGRLGDDQRILLEYKLFEPAFYTTDVPDWGTSYAHCLELGEKAQVVVDTGHHAPGTNIEFIVAFLLRQGKLGGFDFNSRFYADDDLMAGAADPFQLFRILHQVAVNGGFSPSTGVAFLLDQCHNIEAKIPAVIRSVMNVQEATAKALLVDSEALGAAQRSGDVLGANAVLMDAYNTDVRPLLAEVRQEQGIDPDPLAAYRASGWAERIVAERVGGEQAGWGA
- a CDS encoding bifunctional rhamnulose-1-phosphate aldolase/short-chain dehydrogenase, with translation MTLSPEADALLARSHRLGADPRNTNYAGGNTSAKGTATDPVSGADTELMWVKGSGGDLGTLTGPGLAVLRLDRLRALVDVYPGEEREDEMVAAFDYCLHGKGGAAPSIDTAMHGLVDAPHVDHLHPDAGIALACAADGEALTEECFGDRVVWVGWRRPGFQLGLDIAAAKKANPRAIGCVLGGHGITAWGETSSECEENSLRVIREAREFLSERGKPEPFGPVRDDCLPLPKDERRSRAAALAPLLRGLASTDRPQVGHFTDTAPVLDFLARAEHPRLAALGTSCPDHFLRTKVRPLVLDLPPAAPLDEVSVRLRRLHEEYRSEYAAYYDRHAADDSPAMRGADPAIVLVPGVGMFSYGKDKQTARVAGEFYLNAINVMHGAESVSRYAPIDEAEKFRIEYWELEEAKLRRMPPQKPLAARVALVTGAGSGIGKAIAHRLAAEGACVVVADLHAENAAAVAEELGGPDRATAVTVDVTDEQRIKEAFRAAVLAYGGVDLVVNNAGISISKPLLETTAEDWDLQHDIMARGSFLVSREATRVMTEQGLGGDIVYIASKNAVFAGPHNIAYSATKADQAHQVRLLAAELGEHGIRVNGVNPDGVVRGSGIFAGGWGAKRAAVYGVEESELGKFYAQRTLLKREVLPEHVAGAVFALTGGDLTHTTGLHIPVDAGVAAAFLR
- a CDS encoding rhamnulokinase, which translates into the protein MPSRSPSSATATFAAADLGATSGRVMVGRAGPAELALTEVHRFPNRPVALPDGLHWDVLGLYQGVLDGLGHAARSAGIASDGIASVGIDSWAVDYGLLDAEGTLLGNPYHYRDGRTEGVADRLHRALPAGEHYGITGLQRLPFNTVFQLAAAAGGTQLAAARTLLMIPDLLTYWLTGTVGAESTNASTTGLFDARAGTWSDAVLDRLGIERALLPALRHPGDNAGTLLPGVVSATGLPASTPVTAVASHDTASAVAAVPATGDGFAYISCGTWSLAGLELDAPVISEASRAADFTNERGVEGTFRFLRNVMGLWLLSETLRRWAGDGLPTELAPLLEQAARARPFAALVDPDDPAFLSPGDIPARIAAYCARTGQTPPQDRGATVRCVLESLALAHRATLRTAAELSGRDIRVVHMVGGGSRNELLCQLTSDATGLPVVAGPAEATALGNVLVQARSLGVVGERADMRRLVAATQPLRHYRPAGDESAWSAAARRVGLD
- a CDS encoding LacI family DNA-binding transcriptional regulator, encoding MAGIKDVAREAGVSVGTVSNVINRPDSVSEETKERVLSVIRRLGYVRSESARQLRAGQSRIMALLVLDMGNPFFVDVAKGAESAARAAGLGVMVCNSGQSPTEEAAYLSLFMEHRVRGVLLTPADTTGASLKLLRRQKIPFVLVDRVGERAEVCSVSVDDTVGGALAGRHLIGAGHRTIAYISGPSHVPQVRDRRAGMLMALAEAGLPPEALLEIPAQRLDVRAGRDAGARLLGLAERPTAVFCANDLLALGVLQEVYAAGIAVPKELAIVGYDDIEFAAAAAVPLTSVRQPAVTMGRMAADLLLEEVGPDQKDHEHQRVVLQPELVVRESSRSRR
- a CDS encoding cytochrome P450; its protein translation is MSEVQDEAGPTEAFTYPIVSSKALEPPERWAELRQTCPVARVTLPSGDEATLLTRYADVKTALSDPRLSREGLASPGAARISGGDAEGVFSSPMAKALNAEGHERWRRMVGKWFTAKRMTALRADMESMADRLIDAMLDHGGPADLITHLAFPLPVHVICAMLGVPESDRDKFKGWSDTFLNLTRYTREETDTAYREFAAYMSGLIDEKRAAPGDDLLSLLMDGADAEGRPMSDAGLVATGQALLLAGHETTAGFIAMMTAHLLSDRSRWERLVEDGSLVRQAVEEVLRFDPNGSGFGMLRYVHEDTELSGGAVTSGTTVVCSMASANRDESVWENADEMDLGRSPNPHLAFGAGPHSCLGQPLARTELQAVLSVLLRRLPTLDLAVDPAELRRREGLLTAPLRELPVTW
- a CDS encoding N-acetyltransferase; the protein is MPNTDAILITTLAERSELITRVYEISEIWPAFMRHDPVAVALLDLVPEDFPRYCVVATDGERVVARGLCVPFDAEAEGREELPDQGWDRVLAWASHDRRLGRPGTTASALEITVDAEYLGQGLSYRMLGAMRDAVGRQGFGTLLAPVRPTAKHRHPYVPMTEYIGRLRADGLPVDPWLRVHVKSGGRIERVAPASMTIGGSLAQWRRWTGLPFDRDGEVVVDGALVPVECGTGHDYAVYVEPNVWVRHRTRTGDSDIR
- a CDS encoding glycoside hydrolase family 2 protein yields the protein MFGHLDAHPTPSATDPAPPRPEYPRPSFARTDWLNLNGTWEFARDPGDSGLERGLLEQPLPERITVPFCPESELSGIGDTDFLHAVWYRRTVTIPAAWAGRRAVLHFGAVDHDSTVWVNGTEVARHSGGFTPFSADLSDVARPGEEAVIVVRARDTAHGPQARGKQSTEYANSACNYTRTTGIWQTVWMEPVADVHLRRPLITPDLGGGLFHLELPLSANRPGHRVRARLSDADGTVAQASVRADLDLAPRLVLQVPADRSRPWSPQDPHLYGLLLEIVDDGGEVVDRAVCTAGLRSVSIDGKRLLLNGQPVFQRLVLDQGWYPDGLMTAPDDAALVRDIELSMAAGFNGARLHQKVFEERFLHHADRLGYLVWGEFGDWGCHTPGGTTRDNQRPTAGYVAQWLEALERDRSHPSIVGWCPLNETHQLLHDRHTVLDDVTRAMFLATKAADTSRPVIDASGYSHRVAETDVYDSHSYEQDPAAFRARLAGLAEGDPYVNPRDQQPDVTWSLPYRGQPYFVSEFGGVWWNPEEARAAGEDRTVSWGYGQRPRDEEDFHQRFSGLVGVLLDDPDMFGYCYTQLTDVFQEQNGVYRFDRSQKLDVSRVRDAQLRPAAYEKGTSGPADAGSSPKAEA